A genomic region of Chloroflexota bacterium contains the following coding sequences:
- the ilvD gene encoding dihydroxy-acid dehydratase — MTTLAPPNLKHKSGLLVDGPSRAAARSYLRSVGFSDDDFKKPIIGVANTWIEVMPCNFHLRRLSAKVKEGIRAAGGVPVEFNTVAVSDGISMGTEGMKASLVSREIIADSIELVCRGHLFDAVVALTGCDKTTPGAVMALARLDIPGIVYYGGSIAPGIYRGKEITIQDVFEGIGAHAAGKISYQDLLEIEKAACPGPGACGGQFTANTMATAIEAMGISPMGVGYIPAMHPDKDKVSIEVGKLAVECLKKDLRPSTIITRKSIENAIAAIAATGGSTNGVLHFLAIAKEMGIELHIDDFDAVSNRTPLYADMKPGGNYVANDLHEAGGVALVLQRLLDAGLLHKSEMTVTGKTIAEEAVKAKETPGQPVVRPLGNPIKKSGGLVILHGNLAPEGCVVKVAGHERMKHRGPAKVFDREEDAFAAVQAKKIQAGDVVVIRYEGPKGGPGMREMLGVTAALVGEGLGESVALLTDGRFSGATRGLMAGHVAPEAAVGGPIAAVRTGDMITFDVNARRLDVEIPEAEMQSRLKGWMAPKPRYTSGVMAKYAKLVSSASQGAVTG, encoded by the coding sequence ATGACCACCCTTGCGCCGCCGAACCTGAAGCACAAGAGCGGACTCCTTGTGGACGGGCCCAGCCGCGCCGCCGCCCGCTCCTACCTCCGCTCCGTCGGCTTTAGCGATGACGACTTCAAAAAGCCAATCATCGGCGTGGCCAACACCTGGATCGAGGTCATGCCCTGCAACTTTCACCTCCGCAGGCTTTCGGCAAAGGTGAAAGAAGGCATCCGCGCGGCGGGCGGCGTCCCTGTGGAGTTCAACACCGTCGCCGTCTCCGACGGCATCTCCATGGGCACCGAGGGGATGAAGGCCTCCCTCGTCAGCCGTGAAATCATAGCTGACTCCATCGAGCTCGTCTGCCGCGGCCACCTCTTCGATGCCGTCGTCGCCCTCACCGGCTGCGATAAGACGACACCCGGCGCGGTGATGGCCCTCGCCCGGCTCGATATCCCCGGCATCGTCTACTATGGCGGCTCCATCGCCCCCGGCATCTATCGCGGCAAGGAGATCACGATCCAGGACGTCTTTGAAGGCATCGGCGCCCACGCGGCGGGCAAGATCTCCTACCAAGACCTTCTGGAGATCGAAAAGGCGGCCTGCCCCGGCCCCGGCGCATGCGGCGGCCAGTTCACCGCCAACACCATGGCCACGGCCATAGAGGCGATGGGCATCTCTCCCATGGGCGTGGGCTATATCCCCGCGATGCACCCGGATAAGGACAAGGTCTCCATCGAAGTCGGCAAGCTGGCGGTGGAGTGCCTGAAGAAAGACCTGCGCCCCAGCACAATCATCACCCGCAAGTCCATCGAAAACGCCATCGCCGCCATCGCAGCCACGGGCGGCTCCACCAACGGCGTCCTCCACTTCCTCGCCATCGCCAAGGAGATGGGCATAGAGCTGCATATAGACGACTTCGATGCCGTCAGCAACCGCACGCCCCTCTACGCCGATATGAAGCCCGGCGGCAACTACGTCGCCAACGACCTGCATGAGGCAGGCGGCGTCGCCCTCGTCCTCCAGCGCCTGCTGGATGCCGGTCTCCTTCACAAGAGCGAGATGACCGTCACCGGCAAGACCATCGCGGAGGAGGCGGTCAAAGCCAAGGAGACGCCGGGACAGCCCGTCGTCCGTCCCCTTGGGAACCCCATCAAGAAATCGGGCGGGCTGGTCATCCTTCACGGCAACCTGGCGCCGGAAGGCTGTGTGGTGAAGGTGGCGGGCCACGAGCGGATGAAGCACCGCGGCCCCGCCAAGGTCTTCGACCGGGAGGAAGACGCCTTCGCCGCCGTCCAGGCCAAGAAGATCCAGGCCGGCGATGTAGTGGTCATCCGCTATGAAGGCCCCAAGGGCGGCCCCGGCATGCGCGAGATGCTCGGCGTCACCGCCGCCCTGGTGGGCGAAGGCCTAGGCGAGTCCGTCGCCCTCCTCACGGACGGGCGCTTCTCAGGCGCAACGCGCGGCCTCATGGCCGGCCACGTCGCGCCCGAAGCCGCCGTCGGCGGCCCCATCGCCGCCGTCCGCACCGGCGATATGATCACCTTCGATGTCAACGCCCGCCGCTTGGATGTGGAAATCCCGGAGGCGGAGATGCAATCCCGGTTGAAGGGCTGGATGGCTCCCAAGCCGCGCTACACCAGCGGCGTCATGGCCAAGTACGCCAAGCTCGTCTCCTCGGCCTCCCAGGGCGCCGTCACCGGCTAG